A single genomic interval of Malania oleifera isolate guangnan ecotype guangnan chromosome 11, ASM2987363v1, whole genome shotgun sequence harbors:
- the LOC131168410 gene encoding pentatricopeptide repeat-containing protein At3g53360, mitochondrial isoform X1, translating to MIRNLKPPLRFSCNGGHTVLANFRSEQLSDDYVSSLCKQNLFEKAIEAFECLQKREGFQIKLSTYAHLICACASLRNLEHGRKVHYHLKTASNSKPDVILLNHILNMYGKCGSLKDARKVFDEILEPNLVSWTSMIAGYSQNGRAHEAVELYFQMLRWSGLRPDQFTFGSIIRACSSLGNVGLGRQLHAHVTKSEYGSHLIAQNALIAMYTKFDHVVDAMEVFSRIATKDLISWSSIIAGLSQLGYELEALSHFREMLCQGIYQPNQFIFGSVFSACGSLLQPEYGQQIHGVSVKFGLGRDVFCGCSLSDMYAKCNILDSSKTVFYQIERPDLVSWNAIIAGFAYAGDTNEAISLFLQMRHLQLVPDEITVRTLLCAFTSPCTLYQGKQIHSYITKMGFDLDVSVCNTLLTMYTKCSDLGEAFNMFNETRSNADSVSWNAILTACMQHKQAIEVFRLFKLMHITQNKPDNITLSNLLGACAEISSLEMGNQVHCHAIQNGLEFDISVTNGLIDMYTKCGSLVSARKLFDSMENSNVVSWSSLIVGYAQFGYGEEALNLFGTMISLGIKPNEVTLIGVLTACSHVGRVEEGWQLYKMMEIEHGIVPTREHCSCMVDLLARAGRLNEAEAFISQMTFDPDIVVWKTLLAACKTHGNAQIGKQAAENILKIDPSNSAAHILLCNIYASSGRWEDVARLRSLMKQRGVRKVPGWSWIEVKDRIHIFLAEDCSHPERNKIYTILEELWLQILDAGKEASTEPL from the coding sequence ATGATCAGGAACTTGAAACCCCCACTGCGATTCTCATGCAATGGTGGTCACACTGTTTTAGCAAACTTCAGGTCTGAACAGTTGAGCGACGATTACGTAAGCTCTCTGTGCAAGCAAAACCTCTTTGAAAAAGCTATTGAGGCGTTTGAATGCCTGCAAAAGAGAGAAGGCTTTCAGATAAAGCTCAGTACTTATGCCCATTTGATATGCGCCTGCGCTTCTCTGAGAAATCTTGAACATGGCAGAAAAGTGCATTACCATTTGAAGACGGCATCTAACTCCAAGCCAGACGTAATTCTTCTGAATCACATTCTTAATATGTATGGAAAATGTGGGTCATTGAAAGATGCTCGAAAGGTGTTCGATGAAATCCTCGAACCAAATCTGGTTTCTTGGACTTCAATGATTGCTGGGTACTCGCAGAATGGTCGAGCCCATGAGGCAGTCGAATTGTACTTTCAAATGCTACGGTGGTCAGGCCTCAGGCCTGACCAGTTCACCTTTGGGAGCATTATAAGAGCTTGCTCCAGTTTGGGAAATGTTGGGTTAGGGAGGCAACTGCATGCCCATGTAACAAAATCAGAATACGGTTCTCATCTTATTGCACAGAATGCTCTCATTGCAATGTATACAAAATTTGATCACGTTGTTGATGCAATGGAAGTTTTTTCCCGGATTGCAACTAAAGATTTAATATCATGGAGTTCCATAATTGCAGGGCTCTCGCAACTGGGTTATGAGTTAGAAGCTTTGAGTCATTTCAGGGAAATGCTCTGTCAGGGAATTTACCAGCCGAATCAGTTTATATTTGGAAGTGTTTTTAGTGCTTGTGGTAGTCTTCTACAACCAGAATATGGACAGCAGATACATGGGGTGAGCGTAAAATTTGGCCTAGGGAGAGATGTTTTTTGTGGATGCTCCCTTAGTGACATGTATGCCAAATGTAATATATTAGATTCTTCAAAAACTGTATTTTATCAGATAGAAAGGCCTGATTTGGTGTCCTGGAATGCAATAATCGCTGGGTTTGCCTATGCTGGTGATACTAATGAAGCCATATCGCTCTTTTTGCAGATGAGACATTTGCAATTGGTTCCTGATGAGATCACAGTTCGCACACTACTTTGTGCTTTCACAAGCCCTTGTACACTTTATCAAGGTAAGCAAATCCACTCCTACATTACCAAGATGGGTTTTGACTTGGATGTTTCAGTTTGTAACACTTTACTTACCATGTATACAAAGTGCTCGGATCTTGGTGAAGCCTTTAACATGTTCAATGAGACGAGAAGCAATGCAGATTCTGTTTCTTGGAATGCAATTCTTACAGCATGTATGCAGCACAAGCAGGCCATAGAGGTTTTCAGACTATTTAAATTGATGCATATTACTCAGAATAAACCTGATAATATAACTTTGAGCAATTTATTGGGGGCCTGTGCAGAGATATCCTCTCTTGAAATGGGGAATCAAGTCCATTGCCATGCAATACAAAATGGGCTAGAGTTTGATATTTCTGTCACAAATGGATTAATTGACATGTATACAAAGTGTGGGTCTCTTGTAAGTGCTCGAAAGCTGTTTGATTCTATGGAAAATTCCAATGTTGTCTCATGGAGTAGTTTGATTGTCGGGTATGCTCAATTTGGATATGGAGAGGAAGCTCTTAATCTCTTTGGAACAATGATAAGTCTGGGTATTAAGCCAAATGAAGTAACATTAATTGGGGTCCTTACTGCGTGCAGTCATGTTGGAAGGGTAGAAGAAGGGTGGCAGTTGTATAAAATGATGGAAATAGAGCATGGGATTGTACCAACAAGGGAGCACTGCTCCTGTATGGTTGACTTGCTTGCCCGTGCTGGACGCTTAAACGAAGCAGAGGCTTTTATCAGTCAGATGACTTTTGATCCTGACATTGTGGTGTGGAAGACACTGCTGGCTGCCTGCAAGACCCATGGAAATGCTCAGATAGGAAAACAGGCTGCAGAGAATATTCTGAAAATTGATCCTTCCAATTCTGCTGCCCATATATTGCTTTGCAACATCTATGCCTCGAGTGGCAGATGGGAAGATGTTGCCAGATTGAGGAGCTTGATGAAACAAAGGGGTGTCAGGAAAGTTCCAGGTTGGAGCTGGATTGAAGTTAAGGATAGGATCCATATTTTCTTAGCTGAAGATTGTTCGCATCCTGAAAGGAACAAGATATACACAATTTTAGAGGAGCTGTGGTTACAGATATTGGATGCTGGTAAGGAAGCATCAACTGAGCCATTGTAA
- the LOC131168410 gene encoding pentatricopeptide repeat-containing protein At3g53360, mitochondrial isoform X2 — MIRNLKPPLRFSCNGGHTVLANFRSEQLSDDYVSSLCKQNLFEKAIEAFECLQKREGFQIKLSTYAHLICACASLRNLEHGRKVHYHLKTASNSKPDVILLNHILNMYGKCGSLKDARKVFDEILEPNLVSWTSMIAGYSQNGRAHEAVELYFQMLRWSGLRPDQFTFGSIIRACSSLGNVGLGRQLHAHVTKSEYGSHLIAQNALIAMYTKFDHVVDAMEVFSRIATKDLISWSSIIAGLSQLGYELEALSHFREMLCQGIYQPNQFIFGSVFSACGSLLQPEYGQQIHGMRHLQLVPDEITVRTLLCAFTSPCTLYQGKQIHSYITKMGFDLDVSVCNTLLTMYTKCSDLGEAFNMFNETRSNADSVSWNAILTACMQHKQAIEVFRLFKLMHITQNKPDNITLSNLLGACAEISSLEMGNQVHCHAIQNGLEFDISVTNGLIDMYTKCGSLVSARKLFDSMENSNVVSWSSLIVGYAQFGYGEEALNLFGTMISLGIKPNEVTLIGVLTACSHVGRVEEGWQLYKMMEIEHGIVPTREHCSCMVDLLARAGRLNEAEAFISQMTFDPDIVVWKTLLAACKTHGNAQIGKQAAENILKIDPSNSAAHILLCNIYASSGRWEDVARLRSLMKQRGVRKVPGWSWIEVKDRIHIFLAEDCSHPERNKIYTILEELWLQILDAGKEASTEPL; from the exons ATGATCAGGAACTTGAAACCCCCACTGCGATTCTCATGCAATGGTGGTCACACTGTTTTAGCAAACTTCAGGTCTGAACAGTTGAGCGACGATTACGTAAGCTCTCTGTGCAAGCAAAACCTCTTTGAAAAAGCTATTGAGGCGTTTGAATGCCTGCAAAAGAGAGAAGGCTTTCAGATAAAGCTCAGTACTTATGCCCATTTGATATGCGCCTGCGCTTCTCTGAGAAATCTTGAACATGGCAGAAAAGTGCATTACCATTTGAAGACGGCATCTAACTCCAAGCCAGACGTAATTCTTCTGAATCACATTCTTAATATGTATGGAAAATGTGGGTCATTGAAAGATGCTCGAAAGGTGTTCGATGAAATCCTCGAACCAAATCTGGTTTCTTGGACTTCAATGATTGCTGGGTACTCGCAGAATGGTCGAGCCCATGAGGCAGTCGAATTGTACTTTCAAATGCTACGGTGGTCAGGCCTCAGGCCTGACCAGTTCACCTTTGGGAGCATTATAAGAGCTTGCTCCAGTTTGGGAAATGTTGGGTTAGGGAGGCAACTGCATGCCCATGTAACAAAATCAGAATACGGTTCTCATCTTATTGCACAGAATGCTCTCATTGCAATGTATACAAAATTTGATCACGTTGTTGATGCAATGGAAGTTTTTTCCCGGATTGCAACTAAAGATTTAATATCATGGAGTTCCATAATTGCAGGGCTCTCGCAACTGGGTTATGAGTTAGAAGCTTTGAGTCATTTCAGGGAAATGCTCTGTCAGGGAATTTACCAGCCGAATCAGTTTATATTTGGAAGTGTTTTTAGTGCTTGTGGTAGTCTTCTACAACCAGAATATGGACAGCAGATACATGGG ATGAGACATTTGCAATTGGTTCCTGATGAGATCACAGTTCGCACACTACTTTGTGCTTTCACAAGCCCTTGTACACTTTATCAAGGTAAGCAAATCCACTCCTACATTACCAAGATGGGTTTTGACTTGGATGTTTCAGTTTGTAACACTTTACTTACCATGTATACAAAGTGCTCGGATCTTGGTGAAGCCTTTAACATGTTCAATGAGACGAGAAGCAATGCAGATTCTGTTTCTTGGAATGCAATTCTTACAGCATGTATGCAGCACAAGCAGGCCATAGAGGTTTTCAGACTATTTAAATTGATGCATATTACTCAGAATAAACCTGATAATATAACTTTGAGCAATTTATTGGGGGCCTGTGCAGAGATATCCTCTCTTGAAATGGGGAATCAAGTCCATTGCCATGCAATACAAAATGGGCTAGAGTTTGATATTTCTGTCACAAATGGATTAATTGACATGTATACAAAGTGTGGGTCTCTTGTAAGTGCTCGAAAGCTGTTTGATTCTATGGAAAATTCCAATGTTGTCTCATGGAGTAGTTTGATTGTCGGGTATGCTCAATTTGGATATGGAGAGGAAGCTCTTAATCTCTTTGGAACAATGATAAGTCTGGGTATTAAGCCAAATGAAGTAACATTAATTGGGGTCCTTACTGCGTGCAGTCATGTTGGAAGGGTAGAAGAAGGGTGGCAGTTGTATAAAATGATGGAAATAGAGCATGGGATTGTACCAACAAGGGAGCACTGCTCCTGTATGGTTGACTTGCTTGCCCGTGCTGGACGCTTAAACGAAGCAGAGGCTTTTATCAGTCAGATGACTTTTGATCCTGACATTGTGGTGTGGAAGACACTGCTGGCTGCCTGCAAGACCCATGGAAATGCTCAGATAGGAAAACAGGCTGCAGAGAATATTCTGAAAATTGATCCTTCCAATTCTGCTGCCCATATATTGCTTTGCAACATCTATGCCTCGAGTGGCAGATGGGAAGATGTTGCCAGATTGAGGAGCTTGATGAAACAAAGGGGTGTCAGGAAAGTTCCAGGTTGGAGCTGGATTGAAGTTAAGGATAGGATCCATATTTTCTTAGCTGAAGATTGTTCGCATCCTGAAAGGAACAAGATATACACAATTTTAGAGGAGCTGTGGTTACAGATATTGGATGCTGGTAAGGAAGCATCAACTGAGCCATTGTAA